A genome region from Cucurbita pepo subsp. pepo cultivar mu-cu-16 chromosome LG02, ASM280686v2, whole genome shotgun sequence includes the following:
- the LOC111788910 gene encoding uncharacterized protein LOC111788910, with the protein MAWQSLYLPPPVKSVFPMNCITSAIELPILRSHLKPNRRQRQQNNSQSQPRMYISPQSNRFASLTANAIPNSLVLANSTIPPSQSGDVSVLLQTSGVLLIVYFIANFIVPEFIMKSYSTDESEGKALMEDEEKGASERRKKQGFGGNKR; encoded by the exons ATGGCTTGGCAGAGTCTCTACCTTCCTCCGCCGGTAAAATCCGTTTTCCCGATGAATTGCATTACCTCCGCCATTGAGTTACCTATTCTCCGATCACATCTCAAGCCAAATCGCCGGCAACGGCAGCAGAACAACTCACAATCTCAGCCACGGATGTACATTTCTCCACAAAGCAACCGATTCGCTTCACTAACAGCCAACGCAATTCCAAACTCTCTAGTTCTCGCAAACAGTACTATTCCTCCGTCGCAGTCCGGCGACGTATCGGTCCTCCTCCAGACAAG CGGCGTGCTTCTGATCGTGTATTTTATAGCGAATTTCATTGTGCCGGAGTTCATTATGAAATCGTACAGTACCGATGAGAGCGAGGGGAAAGCATTGATGGAAGACGAAGAAAAAGGCGCCAGTGAAAGGAGGAAGAAACAAGGCTTTGGCGGTAACAAGAGATAG
- the LOC111788606 gene encoding dihydrolipoyllysine-residue succinyltransferase component of 2-oxoglutarate dehydrogenase complex 1, mitochondrial, producing MSFGVVRRRIASGGSNLFSVQYLRAIRPSVSAGRVRTVAEKEILLQCRSFGHVRNFSHLLSPGGPVSSPLSLRVTFVSMLQRPMMQMNGRKFSSDNGDLLDVVVPPLAESITDGTLAKFLKNPGDRVELDEAIAQIETDKVTIDVTSPGAGIIQKFVAKEGDTVEPGTKVAVISKSGEGVTHVAPSEKAPEQAASPAAPAEKVEKPKVETPTSVKPKAPSPPPPKRSATEPQLPPKDRERRVPMTRLRKRVATRLKDSQNTFAMLTTFNEVDMTNLMKLRSDYKDAFVEKHGVKLGLMSGFIKAAVSGLQNQPIINAVIDGDDIIYRDYVDISIAVGTPKGLVVPVIRNADKMNFADIEKEINTLAKKANDGTISIDEMAGGSFTVSNGGVYGSLLSTPIINPPQSAILGMHSIVPRPVVVGGNVVSRPMMYIALTYDHRLIDGREAVFFLRRIKDVVEDPRRLLLDI from the exons ATGAGTTTTGGAGTCGTAAGACGACGGATTGCGTCTGGTGGCTCTAATCTG TTTTCTGTGCAATATTTGCGGGCAATTCGACCTTCCGTTTCTGCAGGAAGAGTTCGCACCGTTGCTGAGAAAGAG ATTTTGCTCCAATGTAGAAGCTTTGGACATGTCAGAAACTTTTCTCACCTACTTTCACCTG GTGGTCCTGTTAGCAGTCCACTATCTCTAAG GGTAACTTTTGTGAGTATGCTGCAAAGACCTATGATGCAAATGAATGGCCGGAAATTCTCTTCAGATAATG GGGATCTACTTGACGTTGTTGTCCCTCCATTGGCCGAGTCTATTACTGATGGAACGCTGGCAAAATTCCTGAAGA ATCCGGGTGATAGGGTGGAATTGGATGAAGCAATTGCTCAAATTGAAACAGATAAG GTTACAATTGATGTCACTAGTCCAGGAGCTGGTATTATCCAGAAG TTTGTTGCCAAGGAAGGAGATACCGTGGAACCAGGTACCAAGGTTGCTGTTATTTCAAAATCTGGTGAAGGTGTAACGCATGTTGCTCCTTCTGAGAAAGCACCAGAGCAAGCTGCATCTCCGGCTGCTCCAGctgaaaaagtagaaaagcCTAAAGTTGAAACACCTACTAGCGTGAAGCCTAAGGCACCATCTCCACCACCTCCTAAACGCTCGGCTACTGAACCCCAACTTCCTCCCAAGGATAGGGAAAGAAGA GTTCCAATGACAAGGCTTCGAAAGAGGGTTGCTACACGATTGAAAGATTCTCAGAATACATTTGCTATGTTGACCACCTTCAATGAAGTTGACAT GACAAATTTGATGAAGCTTCGTTCTGATTACAAGGATGCTTTTGTTGAGAAGCACGGAGTCAAGTTGGGTCTTATGTCTGGATTTATTAAA GCTGCTGTCAGTGGGCTTCAGAATCAACCTATTATTAATGCTGTGATTGATGGGGATGATATAATATACAGAGACTATGTAGACATTAGCATAGCCGTTGGCACTCCTAAG GGTCTTGTTGTGCCAGTAATTCGAAATGCTGATAAGATGAATTTTGCTGACATAGAGAAGGAGATAAACACCCTTGCAAAGAAGGCAAATGACGGTACCATATCAATTGACGAGATGGCTGGAGGTTCCTTCACCGTATCCAACGGTGGTGTTTATGGAAGCCTTTTGAGTACCCCGATTATTAATCCTCCTCAG TCTGCAATCTTGGGAATGCACTCAATTGTCCCCCGTCCGGTTGTGGTTGGAGGCAACGTTGTGTCAAGGCCAATGATGTACATTGCTCTAACATATGACCATAGACTCATTGATGGGAGAGAGGCGGTGTTCTTTTTGCGCCGCATCAAAGATGTCGTGGAAGACCCACGGAGACTTCTCCTTGACATTTAA